The genomic interval GCCGCATATCTCAGGCTTAGTCTGCCGGCCTCCGTGGTTTATCTGGAGCATCATCTTTGTGTCGTATGGCCTGAGCCGCTCAAGAAGCCGCCGGTAGGCCGGTATAAACCTGTCGTCGTATATTGCCGCCTGTTTTTTGCTGGCCTTGCCGTTTTCTTTGACGTAGGAGTGGCCTGTTATTATGAGTCCGACCTCTCCGCGGGCGAGCTGTTCATAAAGCTCAGCCTGTCTATCGGTAACGAAATCGTTCTCATCCGTCATGTACTCGTTCGTAGCGGAACGCACAAAACGATTTGGCAGCGTTAGCGTGTTTATGTTTACAGGAGTGAACAGTGGTTTAGTCATGAACGCGGTCTTTGAAGAGAAGTTTTATAGAGAATGGTGACGGGAAGTTTTTTTGGCAGAAAAAGCGGGGGTGACCCGCCAGGGCCACCCCCATTGTATACGATATGTTTACAATTCCGGCCATCAGTACATCCGGCCCTGACAATTCCTGATTAATGGCACCTCTTCTTACTGGGTATCATACAGAGCAGCGTAAAAGCGCTTTTACCGGCATTTTTAAATTGGTGTCGCTCGCCTTTGGGGATAAACACCACATCTCCCTCCTTAAGTGCCTTTTCGCCCTCACCGTTGACAACGGCACCCTCGCCGCTAAGGACGAATATCTCGTGCTCCCAGGCATGGGTGTGCATCGGAGTGTGGCCGTTTGGGTCAATTTCAAAGTGTCTCATCACAAAGTTATCCGCGCCTTTATCCTCATTTATCATCCAGCGAATCTTTACCTCTCTTGCGCCTTCGATAACAGGTTCAGCGGAAAAATCTCTCAAATTAGATATGAACATTAGCCGCCTCCTATATAAAAAACATGCTAAAGGTAAGCTGCAATCTTATCCAAATCCTTGTAACTTGAGATAGGGGTTGCGCCCTGACTGAGTAAGGTTTCATTGCCCATGGCGCTTCCGGGTGGATTGGTATACTTGAGGGCAAAAGTCTTTCTGCCAAGGGCCCTGGCATGAGAGAATGTATGGGCTGCACCCCCACCGACTTCAGTCTCTACAACAAGCACCGCGTCACTCAGACCTGCAATCAGCCTGTTCCTGGACAGAGCGGTACCCACAGACCATTGTTGATTGGGAAAACTTTCGGAGATAATCGTATAGCCCCCGCTATTACCGGCATGCGGTCTGAGTGTCTTGTTCCACACAAAATGGTCGAAGCCTGTCGGTATTGCCATTATAGTGTGGCCAGCTCCGCTGGCCGCAAAGGTCTCCATCGCCCCCAGGTGTGCCGCAGTGTCGATGCCGCGCGCATATCCACTAATTATCGCGACGCCCCTTTGTGCCAGTATCCTGGCGGCATCTGCGGCGATCCGGTAGCCTTTCTCGGAAGGCCTGGAGGAACCAACGATTGCTACTGCCCTCTCATTCGTTTTCAAACAATTTCCTCTAGAATATAATACCACAGATGCATTTTTTATCATCCTAATTTTTGAGGGATACGCCTTATCAGCAAGCGTCAGCACACGCACATTTTTGGAAGTCAGTTGATTTACAGTGCTTACGAAATACCGCAACATTTTCTTTGCTTTAAAAATACCTTTTATCAGGTCCTGTTTCAGCCATTTTATCGAATTGAGGTCACGCCTTGAGGCCTCAAGCAGTACGGTCTGCGGATTGCCGAATTTTTCCAGCAGTCTCCGGTAGGTTACCGGGCCAAGACCGGGCACACTGTGCAGGGCCACCCAGTACACGGCGGGTTCAACATCCCGCATGGCATTCTGTCTATGCCTCAAGGGCATCACGCAACCCGTCCCCGAGAAAATTGAGGGCGAACAATGTGGAGGCCAGTGCCGCTCCCGGAAACACTACCAGCCACCAAACCGTCTTTACAGGAGTGATATGTATCATACCATCGGCGGCCAGGTTGCCCCAGCTGGATGCTGGGGGCTGCACGCCCAGCCCCAGAAAACTTAGAAATGCCTCCTCCAGCATCACCGCCGGCACGGTCAGGGTGGCGTAGACGATTATCGGCCCCATGAGATTCGGCAGGAGGTGGAAGATTATTATGCGGGCGTTACTGGCGCCAAGCGCCCTCGCGGCCTCCACAAACTCCCTTTCCTTCAGCATCAGCATTTGCCCCCTGACGATCCTGGCCATGGTGAGCCATTGTACCGCCCCCAGTGCGATAAACAGCACTAAAACGCTCCTGCCAACGATAGTCATGATTAGTATCACGAAGAACAAGAACGGCAGGCCGTAAAAGATGTCCACAATGCGCATCATTATGTTGTCTGTCCTTCCACCCGCAAAGCCTGCCACACAGCCGTAGGTCACGCCGATTATGAGGCTCACCGCGGCACCGGCCAGCCCCACCGCCATTGATATCCTGCCCCCGTACAACACCCTTGTCATCAGGTCGCGCCCTTTACTGTCCGTGCCCATCCAGTGGCTGAAGCTGGGGCTTTGATACTGCTCCTCAAGGTTCTGTTCTTCGTAGGAGTAAGGCATTATTACGGGTGTCAGGAGGATTATTATTCCGAAGACGATTAGAAATGCGGCCCCTGCGAGCGCGGGCCTGCTCTTCATGAAGCGTTTTAAGAACGTTCGCCTGTATCTTTGCTCGCTCATATGTCCCTAAATTCTTACCCTCGGGTCCAGGAATGAATAAATGATGTCCACCGCAAGGTTGAAGATTACAAGGAGAAGACTGTACAGCAGCACGGTGCCCATGACCAATGTGTAATCCCTGTTGAGTGCGGCATTCACAAAGTGTGTGCCGAGACCGGGTATCGCAAAGGTCTTCTCAATTACTACCGAGCCCGTGAGTATCGCGGCGGCGGCAGGGCCCATAAACGATACCACCGGAGTGATGGCGTTCTTCATGGCATGGCGTAAGACCACCTGAAATTCTGAAAGGCCCTTCGCCCTGGCCGTTTGTATATAGGGCTGAGAGAGTACGTCAAGCATACCGGCCCTCATCAGCCGGGCGATATACGCGGTGAACGGGGCTGCCAGGGACAGAACCGGCAATACCATCTGTCCCGGACTCCCCCACCCGGCCGCCGGAAAAAGCGGGAGTTTAAAACAGAATATTAATAACAGGATTAAGCCGATAAAGAAACTGGGCAGAGATATTCCCAGCATGGCCACAAACATGGTGGTAAAATCGAGGGCGGAGTGTTTCTTAACGGCGGCAAACGTTCCGGCACTCACGCCCACGATGAATGCCAGAGAGAGGGCGTAGATCCCCAGCGTAAGTGATATGGGGAAGGACTGGGCGATGATGTCGTTAACAGTCCGGTTTCTGTACTTGAAGGAAGGCCCCAGGTCGCCCTTGACAAGCCCCCCCATGTAGATGAGGTACTGGACGCCGAGCGACCGGTCGAGATGGTACTTGGCATTCAGGTTTTTCTCGATGGCCTGGGGCAGACTCCGCTCCTTATCGAACGGCCCCCCCGGGGCAAACCTCATCAGGAAGAAGCTGGCTGTCGCTATTATAAACAGGACGATAATCAGCCATGCGCATCTACGGAGTATATAGGAGGTTAATGATTGTCCCATTCCCAACTAGCCGGACCCCCCCGCGTTATCTACCCGGATATATTTCCAGGGGTGAATGTTAAGGAGATTGGGGAATATACCCATTATGTCGGACCTGTACATGTTCAGGCTTGAGTAGTAATAAACGGGCAGGATCGGCAGCTCGTCGACTACAAGGATCTTTTCCGCCTCACGGAAGAGTTCCATGCGTCTCTTACTGTCGGGCTCTCCTGCCGCGGCCTTAATTAGCTCATCGTAACGCCGGTTGCCCCAGCCCGTGCGGTTATTACCGCCGTCGGTGACAAACATGTCCAGAAAGGTGTTGGGGTCTATATAATCTCCTATCCAGTTGCCCCTGCAGATCTGGTAATCCAGGTTTTTCATGGTGGAGAGGAAGACCTTCCATTCCTGGTTCACCAGCGTGATGTGTACCCCGAGGTTTGTTTTCCACATCTGTTGAATTACTTCGGCTATGTCTTTGTTGGCCTCACTCGTGTTGAACAGGTACTCGGCATACGGAAACCCGCGCCCCCCCGGATACCCCGCATCCGCCAGCAGTCTCCGGGCCTCCTCAGGATTAAACGGCAGCCCCGTTGGCGGCTGATAGCCGGGCATCCCCGGAGGAACCAGCGTGGTAGCCGGCACCTCTCCCCCCTTTGTGACGTATCTGACAATCCTCTCCTTGTCAATGGCCATGTCAAAGGCCTTTCTGACGCGGACGTCGTCAAAGGGCGGAACGGTCACGTTAAAGCGGATAAAAGAGGTGGCGAGAAAGACGTATGTATGGAAGTCATCGCGGCCCCTGAGTACGTCTATAAGTGACAGGGGCAGGCCGTAGAGCATGTCCGCGTCCCCGGTTTCGTATACGTTAAAGCCGGTGTTTATACTCTCTATACTCAGTGCGTCTACAGACTTGAGCTTGACACGCTGCGCGTCCCAGTACAGGGGGTTCTTCTCCATATAAATTTTGTTATTTATCTTCCACTCAACCAGATGAAACGGGCCGTTACAGACCATGTTCTCAGGGCGGGTCCAATACTCCCCGTATGTCTCCAGGCACTTCCTGTTGACGGGCATCAGTGTCGGGAAGCTGGTAAGGTCCAGGAAAAAGGCCGTCGGGGTTTCAAGGCGTACCTGGAGGGTATAATCATCCAGCGCGCGAACCCCCACCTCTGAGAATTCAGTAAGTATGCCCTCGTTGAACGGACGCGCATTTTTGAGGTAATAAAGCTGGTATGCGTAATCCGCGGCGGTCATCGGGTGGAGCGCCCGCTTCCATGAGTATACAAAGTCGTGGGCGGTGAGCCGTTCGCCGTTACTCCACCGTGACTCCCTCAGGTAAAATGTGTACGTCAGCAGATCCTCGGAGACGGACCATGACTTGGCAACGCCGGGTGTGGGCGACAGGTCTTTGGGCTGGTACTGGGTAAGCCCCTCAAAGAGCGCGGCCACAATCCTTCCCTCAACAAAACCGGTCAGGAGCGCCGGGTCAAGGGTCTCCGGTTCCGGGCCGTTTACGTAGGTAAACTCGGCCCGCTCGTACCTGTGAGTGGCAAAGGTGATTACGGTACACAGGATGATGGGTACTAAGACTATGGGGAGAAGTATCTTAAGCATACACGGCAACCTCTGTCACGCCCGCAAGGACTGTCATTCTGAGGGAATGAAATGACCGAAGAATCTAGACTCTTCGCTGCCCCTTCGCTACGCTCAGGGCTTTGGCTCAGAGTGACACATAGCGTTTGAGGACTTTTGCAGAGCCCTCACCTGGTAAAGAACGGCCTTTACGGTAGTAAGATGAGTTGATATTATATCTCCGCGGCTATTTTATCAGTTTCTTTGCCATTTTCTAATAGAGAATCCACATTATTTTATTGCAAAGGATGCAGGTAGCAAAGGCCCTGGAACTGTCCCTGAGAATAACTCATCCGTCATTACCGGTAAAGTGGGGCACTGAATATTGGAGACGATTGTGCGCGGGAAGCTTATTGCGATAGAGGGTATAGACGGGAGCGGCAAGACGGTGCAGGCCCACCTGCTCATGGAGGAGCTTAAGAAGGCGGGCCGTCCGGCGGTAGACGTGCGGTTTCCGCATCGCCGGCAGGGGTTCTTCGGGAAGATGATTCACAGGTATCTTAACGGGGAGTTTGGCAGCTCCAGTGAGGTAAACCCGTACCTTGCGGCCACACTCTACGCGGGGGAGCGTTTTGAGGCAAAGAATATGCTGGAGGACTGGCTGGCGGAAGGAAAGATTGTGATAGCAAGACGCTACGTCCCCTCAAACCAGGCGCACCAGGGAGGTAAACTGGCCGAGCCGCACCAGAAACGGAAATTCTTCGAGTGGGTGGAGGAACTGGAGTATGAGGTTTACGGCAACCCCAGACCCGACGTTATTATCTACCTGGAACTTTCCACAGAGACCGCAATGGAACTAATCAGAAAGAGATACAGGGAGAAGACCAGGCAGGAGGTGGCAAGGGACATACACGAGGAAGACCCGTCACACCTGAAGGCGGCTGAGGATTCTTACAGGGAGCTGGCCTCAGGAGGCGCCCCGTGGGAGACCATACCCTGCACCGGCAACGGCACACTGCTGCATGAGGGAGAGATAGCCGAAAAGGTATGGGCCGCGGTCAGCAGGGCCATCATCTGACCCGGCCTCTACCCGCTGCCGCCTGTCCTCCGTCTTCTGTTAAAGAACGGGAAGGTGCCGTAACAGTCAACCCCGGACGTCTTAGGGAATTTTATGCCGAAACAAACGCCCCTTTATTCCGTGCACAAGGCACTTGGAGCCAGCCTGACGGAGTTCCACGGCTTCCTGCTCCCCCTTGAATATACTACCATTACGGAAGAGCATATGGCCGTCAGGAACCGCGCGGGCATCTTTGACCTCTCACACATGGGGGAGATTGAGATATCCGGCGGCGCGGCGCTTGAATTTATTCAAGGGATTATTGCCAACGATGCGGAAGGACTGTCGGACGGGAAGGCCCTGTATACGCCCATCTGTAACGAACGCGGCGGCATAGTTGACGACGTAATGCTGTACCGCTTCAGCGCCGAAAGGTTTGTGCTTGTAGTAAACGCCGGTAATATACAGAAGATGTTCGACTGGCTGGTGGGCAATCAAACGAAGAACGTCACGATAAATGACCTGAGTGACGGTCTCGGGATGATTGCGGTGCAGGGTCCCGCATCCGCCTCTATTATAGAAGAAGCGCTGGGCAGGGATGAGGCGAATATCAGACGCTTCCACTTTCTTGTAAACGAACAGGCGGCGGCAGACCCTGTAACAGTCTCCCGGACCGGATACACGGGGGAGGATGGTTTTGAGATGTACGTGCCCGTCGCACAGTGTGAGACTATATGGAATAGGATTATGGGCGCGGGCACGAAGAAAGGACTCCAGCCCGCGGGGCTTGGAGCCAGAGACACACTCAGAGTTGAGGCCGGTCTGCTGCTCTACGGGAATGACATAGACGACCATACCACACCCCTGGAGGCCGGTATAGACTGGACGGTAAAATTCGATAAGGGAGATTTTATCGGCAGGGCGGCCCTGCTGGACCAGAAGGCATCGGGCATCCGGATGAGGCTTGTCGGTCTTGAACTTGTGGAAAGGGGAATCCCCAGGGCGGGATGCCGGATATTCGCAGGCTCTAATATCGTGGGCAAGGTTACAAGCGGTACCCACAGCCCTTTTTTTAAGAAGGGTATCGCCATGGGATACGTATACGCAGAGGAGAGGTGTTCCAACGTGGGCAGCCTGGTCCACGTGGACGTCAGGGGCACGAGACTGGCTGCCCGGATTATCAAGCTGCCGTTTTATCGTGTCAAGTATCACGGAAAACACTTTAATTAGGAGGCCAGATGGATTTCCCGGCGGATGTATCATACACAGACAGCCATGAATGGGTAAGGCCGGATAAAAATTCGG from Candidatus Bathyanammoxibius amoris carries:
- a CDS encoding cupin domain-containing protein, which produces MFISNLRDFSAEPVIEGAREVKIRWMINEDKGADNFVMRHFEIDPNGHTPMHTHAWEHEIFVLSGEGAVVNGEGEKALKEGDVVFIPKGERHQFKNAGKSAFTLLCMIPSKKRCH
- a CDS encoding DNA-protecting protein DprA is translated as MRDVEPAVYWVALHSVPGLGPVTYRRLLEKFGNPQTVLLEASRRDLNSIKWLKQDLIKGIFKAKKMLRYFVSTVNQLTSKNVRVLTLADKAYPSKIRMIKNASVVLYSRGNCLKTNERAVAIVGSSRPSEKGYRIAADAARILAQRGVAIISGYARGIDTAAHLGAMETFAASGAGHTIMAIPTGFDHFVWNKTLRPHAGNSGGYTIISESFPNQQWSVGTALSRNRLIAGLSDAVLVVETEVGGGAAHTFSHARALGRKTFALKYTNPPGSAMGNETLLSQGATPISSYKDLDKIAAYL
- a CDS encoding ABC transporter permease, whose protein sequence is MSEQRYRRTFLKRFMKSRPALAGAAFLIVFGIIILLTPVIMPYSYEEQNLEEQYQSPSFSHWMGTDSKGRDLMTRVLYGGRISMAVGLAGAAVSLIIGVTYGCVAGFAGGRTDNIMMRIVDIFYGLPFLFFVILIMTIVGRSVLVLFIALGAVQWLTMARIVRGQMLMLKEREFVEAARALGASNARIIIFHLLPNLMGPIIVYATLTVPAVMLEEAFLSFLGLGVQPPASSWGNLAADGMIHITPVKTVWWLVVFPGAALASTLFALNFLGDGLRDALEA
- a CDS encoding ABC transporter permease produces the protein MGQSLTSYILRRCAWLIIVLFIIATASFFLMRFAPGGPFDKERSLPQAIEKNLNAKYHLDRSLGVQYLIYMGGLVKGDLGPSFKYRNRTVNDIIAQSFPISLTLGIYALSLAFIVGVSAGTFAAVKKHSALDFTTMFVAMLGISLPSFFIGLILLLIFCFKLPLFPAAGWGSPGQMVLPVLSLAAPFTAYIARLMRAGMLDVLSQPYIQTARAKGLSEFQVVLRHAMKNAITPVVSFMGPAAAAILTGSVVIEKTFAIPGLGTHFVNAALNRDYTLVMGTVLLYSLLLVIFNLAVDIIYSFLDPRVRI
- a CDS encoding peptide ABC transporter substrate-binding protein produces the protein MLKILLPIVLVPIILCTVITFATHRYERAEFTYVNGPEPETLDPALLTGFVEGRIVAALFEGLTQYQPKDLSPTPGVAKSWSVSEDLLTYTFYLRESRWSNGERLTAHDFVYSWKRALHPMTAADYAYQLYYLKNARPFNEGILTEFSEVGVRALDDYTLQVRLETPTAFFLDLTSFPTLMPVNRKCLETYGEYWTRPENMVCNGPFHLVEWKINNKIYMEKNPLYWDAQRVKLKSVDALSIESINTGFNVYETGDADMLYGLPLSLIDVLRGRDDFHTYVFLATSFIRFNVTVPPFDDVRVRKAFDMAIDKERIVRYVTKGGEVPATTLVPPGMPGYQPPTGLPFNPEEARRLLADAGYPGGRGFPYAEYLFNTSEANKDIAEVIQQMWKTNLGVHITLVNQEWKVFLSTMKNLDYQICRGNWIGDYIDPNTFLDMFVTDGGNNRTGWGNRRYDELIKAAAGEPDSKRRMELFREAEKILVVDELPILPVYYYSSLNMYRSDIMGIFPNLLNIHPWKYIRVDNAGGSG
- the tmk gene encoding dTMP kinase, with product MRGKLIAIEGIDGSGKTVQAHLLMEELKKAGRPAVDVRFPHRRQGFFGKMIHRYLNGEFGSSSEVNPYLAATLYAGERFEAKNMLEDWLAEGKIVIARRYVPSNQAHQGGKLAEPHQKRKFFEWVEELEYEVYGNPRPDVIIYLELSTETAMELIRKRYREKTRQEVARDIHEEDPSHLKAAEDSYRELASGGAPWETIPCTGNGTLLHEGEIAEKVWAAVSRAII
- the gcvT gene encoding glycine cleavage system aminomethyltransferase GcvT, whose product is MPKQTPLYSVHKALGASLTEFHGFLLPLEYTTITEEHMAVRNRAGIFDLSHMGEIEISGGAALEFIQGIIANDAEGLSDGKALYTPICNERGGIVDDVMLYRFSAERFVLVVNAGNIQKMFDWLVGNQTKNVTINDLSDGLGMIAVQGPASASIIEEALGRDEANIRRFHFLVNEQAAADPVTVSRTGYTGEDGFEMYVPVAQCETIWNRIMGAGTKKGLQPAGLGARDTLRVEAGLLLYGNDIDDHTTPLEAGIDWTVKFDKGDFIGRAALLDQKASGIRMRLVGLELVERGIPRAGCRIFAGSNIVGKVTSGTHSPFFKKGIAMGYVYAEERCSNVGSLVHVDVRGTRLAARIIKLPFYRVKYHGKHFN